One Plantibacter sp. Leaf314 DNA segment encodes these proteins:
- a CDS encoding bifunctional PIG-L family deacetylase/class I SAM-dependent methyltransferase: MPAFDHRDPGTSAAAWGTRLHDLDLPVWDGWRQATGLVVLSPHPDDESLGAGGLIAAAAAADIPVTVLLVTLGERSHPDSPTTTPEELAPRREAEFIEAVTRLGTEVAHEVLRVPDGGLDAERSGLAASLRSAVEAAGTRPLIVAPWRGDGHRDHRIAGELAAALATERDLALVEFPIWLWHWADTDDDTLPWNEARIVPLDAAAHGAKIAAMDAYPSQTEPLSDAPGDEAIVDHHHLQHYARRFEVLFPNQRALDLTAEPDVRTAAVGQADGSRSQESFEDHYREHPDGWDFGSWYEARKRQVLLAALPRQRYRSVLELGCATGVLTARLAERSDQVLGVDIAEAPLQLARRHVPTARFERRTVPDEWPAGEFDLVVLSEVGYYLSEADLDRVIDRILGSLTPDGSIVACHWRHPDDHAATSAELVHRRLLERWPGRRSVQHVEDDFLLDVLVPAGEASVAAVDGLTS, translated from the coding sequence ATGCCCGCCTTCGACCACCGAGACCCCGGCACCTCAGCAGCCGCCTGGGGCACGCGCCTGCACGACCTCGACCTGCCCGTCTGGGACGGCTGGCGGCAGGCGACCGGCCTCGTGGTCCTCTCGCCCCATCCGGACGACGAGTCGCTCGGCGCCGGCGGGCTCATCGCCGCAGCCGCAGCCGCCGACATCCCCGTCACCGTCCTCCTGGTCACGCTCGGCGAGCGCTCGCACCCCGATTCGCCGACCACCACCCCGGAGGAGCTCGCTCCACGCCGGGAGGCGGAGTTCATCGAGGCCGTCACCCGGCTCGGTACCGAGGTCGCCCACGAGGTCCTGCGGGTCCCCGACGGCGGGCTCGACGCCGAACGCTCCGGCCTCGCCGCGTCCCTGCGCTCGGCGGTCGAGGCCGCCGGGACGAGGCCGCTCATCGTCGCCCCCTGGCGCGGCGACGGCCACCGCGACCACCGCATCGCCGGTGAACTCGCCGCCGCGCTCGCGACCGAGCGTGACCTCGCGCTCGTCGAGTTCCCGATCTGGCTCTGGCACTGGGCCGACACCGACGACGACACGCTGCCGTGGAACGAAGCGCGCATCGTGCCGCTCGACGCCGCGGCGCACGGGGCGAAGATCGCCGCGATGGATGCCTACCCGTCTCAGACGGAGCCGCTGTCCGACGCCCCCGGCGACGAGGCCATCGTCGACCACCACCACCTGCAGCACTACGCGCGTCGCTTCGAGGTGCTCTTCCCGAACCAGCGGGCGCTCGACCTCACCGCGGAGCCGGACGTGCGCACGGCGGCGGTCGGGCAGGCCGACGGCTCGCGGTCGCAGGAGTCCTTCGAAGACCACTACCGCGAGCACCCCGACGGCTGGGACTTCGGGTCCTGGTACGAGGCGCGCAAGCGTCAGGTGCTCCTGGCCGCGCTGCCGCGCCAGCGATACCGCTCGGTGCTCGAACTCGGCTGCGCCACCGGCGTGCTCACGGCCCGGCTCGCGGAACGCAGCGACCAGGTGCTCGGTGTCGACATCGCCGAGGCGCCGTTGCAGCTCGCCCGACGACACGTCCCCACCGCCCGCTTCGAACGCCGGACCGTGCCGGACGAGTGGCCGGCGGGCGAGTTCGACCTGGTGGTGCTGTCCGAGGTCGGCTACTACCTGTCCGAGGCGGACCTCGACCGGGTCATCGATCGGATCCTCGGATCGCTCACCCCGGACGGCAGTATCGTGGCGTGCCACTGGCGTCACCCCGATGACCACGCGGCGACCTCGGCCGAGCTCGTCCACCGCCGGCTGCTCGAACGCTGGCCCGGCCGTCGCTCGGTCCAACACGTCGAGGACGACTTCCTGCTCGACGTCCTCGTGCCGGCCGGTGAGGCGAGTGTCGCCGCGGTGGACGGTCTGACGTCCTGA
- a CDS encoding glycosyltransferase family 2 protein, whose protein sequence is MLRRIDVVVPAHDEEELIGACLDALLVACAEVQRRRPGLQVGLVVVLDDCRDDTARIVEERLDGLDDGDGGGSGHDAGSAAASVVVIAERSVGAARRAGVDTATRLGEADPTERWIANTDADSRVPADWLSVHADAFDAGVDVLLGTVRPDFGDFSERDVERWLETHPAGHLPGNVHGANLGVRADRLEAIGGFRELAEHEDVDVVERARAAGFRVVPTLDGAVETSGRRRGRTPGGYAAFLAETYPIV, encoded by the coding sequence ATGCTGCGACGGATCGACGTCGTCGTGCCGGCCCACGACGAGGAGGAGCTGATCGGCGCCTGCCTGGACGCCCTGCTCGTCGCCTGTGCTGAGGTGCAGCGGCGTCGCCCCGGCCTGCAGGTGGGCCTCGTGGTGGTGCTCGATGATTGCCGTGACGACACGGCCCGGATCGTCGAGGAGCGTCTCGACGGCCTCGACGACGGCGACGGCGGCGGGTCCGGCCACGACGCCGGTTCAGCCGCGGCGTCCGTGGTGGTCATCGCGGAGCGCAGCGTCGGAGCGGCCCGCCGCGCGGGTGTCGACACCGCGACGCGACTCGGCGAGGCCGACCCGACCGAGCGGTGGATCGCGAACACCGACGCCGACTCCCGCGTCCCGGCGGACTGGTTGTCCGTGCACGCCGACGCCTTCGACGCCGGTGTGGACGTCCTGCTGGGCACGGTCCGTCCCGACTTCGGCGACTTCTCCGAGCGCGACGTGGAGCGGTGGCTGGAGACGCATCCTGCCGGGCATCTGCCGGGGAACGTCCACGGGGCGAACCTCGGTGTCCGGGCCGATCGGCTCGAGGCGATCGGTGGGTTCCGCGAGTTGGCCGAGCATGAGGACGTCGACGTCGTCGAGCGGGCGCGGGCGGCCGGGTTCCGGGTCGTGCCGACGCTGGACGGCGCGGTCGAGACCTCGGGCCGCCGCCGTGGTCGCACGCCGGGTGGGTACGCGGCGTTCCTCGCCGAGACCTACCCGATCGTCTGA
- a CDS encoding DeoR/GlpR family DNA-binding transcription regulator, with protein MLSAQRRTHLLDLLERDGRIVAKEAAAALGVSEDSIRRDLRDLADTGQCIRVYGGALPVPAADRPFAERLSLETDSKERVAHIAAARIRPGSTIIIDAGTTALALARLLPDDPTLTVITPSPAVALAVAERSPARVIMVGGELGRHSMVANGALATEAIRRLSADACFLGVTGVHPEHGLTTGELDDAATKRALAERSTEVYVLASEEKIGAVSRYPVLDLDEVTEVIVDPEGTTTTP; from the coding sequence ATGCTGAGCGCACAACGTCGAACGCACCTCCTCGACCTCCTCGAGCGCGACGGCCGGATCGTCGCCAAGGAGGCCGCAGCCGCGCTCGGGGTGTCCGAGGACTCGATCCGCCGGGACCTCCGCGACCTCGCCGACACCGGTCAGTGCATCCGCGTCTACGGCGGAGCGCTGCCGGTACCCGCGGCCGACCGCCCCTTCGCGGAACGCCTCTCCCTCGAGACGGACAGCAAGGAGCGCGTCGCCCACATCGCCGCCGCACGCATCCGCCCGGGCAGCACCATCATCATCGACGCCGGCACCACGGCCCTCGCCCTCGCCCGCCTGCTCCCCGACGACCCGACCCTCACCGTCATCACTCCGAGCCCCGCGGTCGCGCTCGCCGTCGCCGAGCGTTCGCCGGCACGCGTGATCATGGTCGGCGGCGAACTGGGGCGGCACTCGATGGTCGCCAACGGAGCCCTCGCCACCGAGGCGATCCGACGGCTGAGTGCCGACGCGTGCTTCCTCGGCGTCACCGGGGTGCACCCGGAACACGGCCTCACGACCGGGGAACTCGACGACGCCGCGACGAAACGCGCCCTCGCCGAGCGCAGCACCGAGGTCTACGTGCTCGCGAGCGAGGAGAAGATCGGCGCCGTCTCCCGATACCCGGTGCTCGACCTCGACGAGGTCACCGAGGTCATCGTCGACCCGGAGGGCACGACCACGACCCCGTGA
- a CDS encoding GNAT family N-acetyltransferase, translated as MLDDLLIRPYRDTDARATRAIFERAVRVTAAAHYTAEQRTAWVPDDPLAVVLDDWAARRAAVTTWVAVIDDSVVGFTDLDVETGYLDMLFVDPDAGRRGVGSALIRQVLDEARAVGLREVTVQASRTAQPVFERHGFVVVREQRVERRGVLIENAAMRVVLDA; from the coding sequence GTGCTCGACGACCTCCTGATCCGCCCGTACCGCGACACCGATGCCCGAGCGACCCGAGCAATCTTCGAACGCGCGGTGCGGGTGACCGCTGCCGCCCACTACACGGCCGAACAACGCACCGCATGGGTGCCGGACGACCCGCTGGCTGTGGTGCTCGACGACTGGGCCGCTCGACGTGCCGCGGTGACGACGTGGGTCGCTGTGATCGACGACTCGGTGGTCGGATTCACCGACTTGGACGTCGAGACCGGCTACCTCGACATGCTGTTCGTCGATCCGGACGCCGGACGACGCGGCGTCGGTTCCGCGCTCATCCGTCAGGTGCTCGACGAAGCCCGGGCGGTGGGGCTCCGGGAGGTGACCGTGCAGGCGAGTCGGACGGCGCAGCCGGTGTTCGAGCGTCACGGCTTCGTCGTGGTCCGTGAGCAGCGGGTCGAGCGTCGTGGAGTGCTCATCGAGAACGCCGCGATGCGGGTGGTCCTCGACGCGTGA
- a CDS encoding MATE family efflux transporter: MHPEHHTDHEADTSIPRDAAAPPTAAAPPTATTTATDTVGSNRWYLSTAPIIRALVHLCVPMAAALVVSAVYNLINAGVVGSLHDTTLLAAITLGAPILGLIMAIGDLFGVGGGALISRLLGASEHDPAQAGDIKRAATFAVWGAFLTGAVLGGIGLVFLRPLVSLLGADAVTAPATSAFIGVMLAFVPVMATAFCLEQLVRAEGAARQVMIALIASAVANLVLDLVFILGLGWGVAGAALAMGLANLGVVVYFVAWLQRNSEHVSLAPRWFTLSPTILKPVLSVGVSTLLQSGFLIVTALVLNTLAAGYGDAPLAAMGVAVRIAQVPEFLVMGVTFGVLPLLAYAFGKGDGARLRSALRASALTVGGISVLFAGVVFVLREPIVSAFIADPAVLGLGVTILVAQLTAMIANGFTGLITSLFQATGRALAATVMAVTQGVLFVPIVLLGNLWFGLGGIVWSLTVTEVIVFLVGVLLWLGSRAAIGRGLAAGSPERADAQLTDA, encoded by the coding sequence ATGCACCCCGAACACCACACCGATCACGAAGCCGACACGTCCATCCCCCGCGACGCCGCTGCTCCCCCGACCGCCGCCGCTCCCCCGACCGCCACCACGACCGCCACCGACACGGTCGGGAGCAACCGCTGGTACCTCTCGACCGCCCCGATCATCCGAGCGCTGGTCCACCTGTGCGTCCCGATGGCGGCCGCGCTCGTCGTCAGCGCCGTCTACAACCTCATCAACGCCGGCGTCGTCGGTTCGCTCCACGACACCACCCTGCTCGCCGCGATCACGCTCGGAGCCCCGATCCTCGGATTGATCATGGCCATCGGCGACCTGTTCGGCGTCGGCGGCGGCGCGCTCATCTCGAGGCTCCTCGGCGCCTCGGAACACGACCCCGCGCAAGCCGGTGACATCAAACGCGCCGCCACCTTCGCCGTCTGGGGAGCCTTCCTCACCGGTGCCGTCCTGGGCGGGATCGGCCTCGTCTTCCTCCGCCCTCTCGTGTCACTGCTCGGGGCGGATGCGGTCACCGCCCCGGCGACCTCCGCGTTCATCGGCGTCATGCTCGCATTCGTCCCCGTCATGGCGACCGCGTTCTGCCTGGAACAGCTCGTCCGAGCCGAGGGTGCCGCCCGTCAGGTGATGATCGCGCTCATCGCCTCCGCCGTCGCCAACCTCGTCCTCGACCTCGTCTTCATCCTCGGTCTCGGCTGGGGTGTGGCCGGGGCGGCACTCGCGATGGGCCTTGCCAACCTCGGTGTCGTCGTCTACTTCGTCGCGTGGTTGCAGCGCAACAGCGAGCACGTCAGCCTGGCGCCGCGCTGGTTCACGCTGTCGCCGACGATCCTCAAGCCGGTCCTCAGTGTCGGCGTCAGCACGCTCCTGCAGTCCGGCTTCCTCATCGTCACCGCGCTCGTCCTGAACACGCTGGCCGCCGGCTACGGAGACGCACCGCTCGCCGCCATGGGCGTCGCGGTCCGGATCGCCCAGGTACCGGAGTTCCTCGTCATGGGGGTGACGTTCGGCGTGCTCCCCCTCCTCGCCTACGCGTTCGGCAAGGGTGACGGTGCGCGCCTCCGCTCGGCCCTCCGCGCCTCGGCCCTCACGGTCGGCGGGATCTCGGTGCTCTTCGCCGGTGTCGTCTTCGTCCTGCGCGAGCCGATCGTCTCCGCGTTCATCGCCGATCCGGCCGTCCTCGGGCTCGGCGTCACGATCCTCGTCGCGCAGCTCACCGCGATGATCGCCAACGGCTTCACCGGGCTCATCACCTCGCTCTTCCAGGCGACCGGGCGGGCGCTCGCCGCGACGGTCATGGCCGTCACCCAGGGGGTGTTGTTCGTCCCCATCGTGCTGCTCGGCAACCTCTGGTTCGGACTCGGGGGCATCGTCTGGTCACTGACCGTCACGGAGGTCATCGTCTTCCTGGTGGGCGTGCTCCTCTGGCTGGGCTCGCGGGCGGCCATCGGCCGCGGGCTCGCCGCCGGCTCCCCGGAGCGAGCCGACGCCCAACTCACCGACGCCTGA
- a CDS encoding MarR family winged helix-turn-helix transcriptional regulator, with translation MDDETPAFTSTLQMVRWIGWAQRKAGEDWIRARELSHEQAFVLGYLVQHPGSIQRDIAEVSRTSAASVSSLLQGLERRDLIERRAEDGNARTKRVFATQLGADLIDGFETAMADADDSILTPLDQSERDTLHALLTKLTANLPQPTR, from the coding sequence ATGGACGACGAGACACCCGCCTTCACCAGCACCCTGCAGATGGTCCGCTGGATCGGATGGGCACAGCGCAAGGCCGGCGAGGACTGGATCCGCGCCCGCGAACTCAGTCACGAACAGGCCTTCGTCCTCGGGTACCTCGTTCAACATCCCGGCTCGATCCAACGCGACATCGCCGAGGTCAGCCGGACGAGCGCCGCGAGCGTCTCGAGCCTGCTGCAGGGGCTCGAACGCCGAGACCTCATCGAACGCCGCGCGGAGGACGGGAACGCGCGCACCAAGCGCGTCTTCGCCACCCAGCTCGGCGCCGACCTCATCGACGGGTTCGAAACCGCGATGGCCGACGCCGACGACAGCATCCTCACCCCGCTGGACCAGAGCGAACGCGACACCCTGCACGCTCTGCTCACGAAGCTCACGGCGAACCTGCCGCAGCCGACCCGCTGA
- a CDS encoding DUF3488 and transglutaminase-like domain-containing protein: MSVAEGRRAAGTANGRRPTAGPASRDRARPTGAGTSGGSWSGVDSGRPEDPRASATTGDLRLALAAFALLVTGGLGFGRVLDTLDWWVVANVVIAIVLASAVLLRRTRLPAVFVWVGSAITWLLTITIGFASGTAILGIVPTPTTLATFERLRDAGFQTFHDGSAPLDTDAGVVFVMAAGGGLVALAVAWLVLGRHAPVLAGVLVFAVYAGPTVAVSFPLDPWVFAAVALAFLWLLREDVRRRERLREAASARAAGSTRRTGTTAIAGRFGSVGPAVLVGAVAVIVALLTPAALPDLAVRDVTAGARGNGPFANGINPLISLGQSLRRPANTTALEYTTTADDAPYLKVTDLSDFTGNVWGPDNSGYNDGNSLDAFPAPAGLSEAIPVETFETTVTVDSLSSPWLPLPYPTQKVDGLRGDWRFEAAGLTAMAERGSTRGQTYTATSTAILPTAQQMRDVPPVADPASAAPYLELPDELPQIIRDTAADVTATASTDYDRAIALQRYFRSSFEYSESAPVEEGFDGSGAEVIATFLERKAGYCIHFSSAMAVMSRVLGIPARIAIGYLPGTTVDNTPSNRGTYIVTSDQLHAWPELYFEGVGWVPFEPTASRGVVTQFTDTSAAAPGSGSVSPDSRPAPTAASTPTPTAGALGGSTATQTGGGLPAMLVPLAILLGVLVLLATPSIARGVRRAAGRRRAHAAGTSAGWAWAEFVDSARDLGFPVTTSESPRGFAARLHGQFQVDSPAIERLVTAVERESYARADTDRPSGGEPPASADAVEAALGEAKTALRAVSPPIERVLSVVFPRSLVSHRDQRVDWRPPAAS, encoded by the coding sequence ATGTCCGTCGCTGAGGGACGTCGCGCGGCCGGGACCGCCAACGGGAGACGACCGACCGCCGGCCCCGCCTCACGCGACCGGGCTCGCCCGACCGGAGCCGGGACCAGCGGCGGATCGTGGTCCGGCGTCGACAGCGGTCGACCGGAAGACCCACGTGCGTCCGCGACCACCGGAGACCTCCGGCTCGCCCTCGCCGCGTTCGCCCTCCTCGTGACCGGCGGCCTCGGTTTCGGCCGCGTGCTCGACACGCTCGACTGGTGGGTCGTGGCGAACGTCGTCATCGCGATCGTCCTCGCCAGCGCCGTCCTGCTCCGTCGCACCAGGCTGCCGGCGGTGTTCGTATGGGTCGGCTCCGCGATCACCTGGCTGCTCACCATCACCATCGGCTTCGCGAGCGGCACCGCCATCCTCGGCATCGTGCCGACACCGACCACCCTCGCCACCTTCGAACGCCTCCGCGACGCCGGGTTCCAGACCTTCCACGACGGGTCCGCGCCGCTCGACACGGACGCCGGTGTCGTCTTCGTGATGGCCGCCGGCGGTGGCCTCGTCGCCCTCGCCGTCGCCTGGCTCGTCCTCGGCCGACATGCGCCGGTCCTCGCGGGCGTCCTCGTCTTCGCGGTCTACGCCGGCCCAACCGTCGCCGTGTCGTTCCCGCTCGACCCCTGGGTGTTCGCCGCCGTCGCGCTCGCCTTCCTCTGGCTGCTCCGCGAGGACGTGCGACGCCGGGAACGGTTGCGAGAGGCCGCCTCGGCCCGTGCGGCCGGCTCCACCCGGCGGACGGGAACGACGGCGATCGCGGGACGCTTCGGCAGTGTCGGCCCCGCGGTCCTCGTCGGCGCGGTCGCCGTGATCGTCGCCCTGCTCACCCCGGCCGCCCTGCCCGACCTCGCCGTCCGCGACGTGACCGCCGGCGCCCGCGGCAACGGCCCCTTCGCCAACGGCATTAACCCGCTCATCTCCCTCGGCCAGAGCCTGCGTCGCCCGGCGAACACGACCGCGCTCGAGTACACGACCACCGCCGACGACGCGCCCTACCTCAAGGTCACCGACCTCAGCGACTTCACGGGCAACGTCTGGGGTCCCGACAACTCCGGTTACAACGACGGCAACTCGCTCGACGCGTTCCCCGCGCCGGCCGGGCTCAGCGAGGCGATCCCCGTGGAGACCTTCGAGACCACCGTCACGGTGGACTCGCTGTCGAGCCCGTGGCTGCCCCTGCCGTATCCGACGCAGAAGGTCGACGGGCTCCGCGGTGACTGGCGGTTCGAAGCCGCCGGGTTGACGGCGATGGCGGAGCGTGGATCCACCCGTGGCCAGACCTACACCGCGACGAGCACGGCGATCCTGCCGACGGCGCAGCAGATGCGTGACGTCCCGCCCGTCGCCGACCCGGCGTCCGCTGCCCCTTACCTCGAACTGCCCGACGAGCTGCCGCAGATCATCCGAGACACCGCCGCGGACGTCACGGCGACCGCCTCGACCGACTACGACCGGGCGATCGCCCTGCAGCGGTACTTCCGCAGCTCCTTCGAGTACTCCGAATCGGCACCCGTGGAGGAGGGCTTCGACGGCAGCGGCGCAGAGGTCATCGCGACGTTCCTCGAACGCAAGGCCGGGTACTGCATCCACTTCTCCTCCGCGATGGCCGTGATGTCGCGCGTCCTCGGCATCCCGGCGCGCATCGCCATCGGGTATCTGCCCGGCACGACCGTCGACAACACGCCGTCCAATCGCGGCACCTACATCGTGACCTCCGACCAGCTGCACGCGTGGCCGGAACTGTACTTCGAGGGCGTCGGCTGGGTGCCGTTCGAACCGACCGCCAGCCGCGGGGTCGTGACGCAGTTCACCGACACGAGCGCGGCAGCACCGGGAAGTGGATCGGTGAGTCCCGACAGCCGTCCGGCTCCGACCGCGGCATCGACGCCCACGCCGACGGCTGGGGCCCTCGGCGGATCGACGGCCACCCAGACCGGCGGTGGCCTGCCCGCCATGCTGGTGCCGCTCGCGATCCTGCTCGGCGTGCTCGTGCTCCTCGCCACACCCTCGATCGCCCGCGGTGTCCGGCGGGCGGCCGGGCGTCGACGGGCGCACGCCGCCGGGACCTCGGCCGGCTGGGCGTGGGCGGAGTTCGTCGACAGCGCCAGGGATCTCGGGTTCCCGGTGACGACGTCGGAGTCGCCGCGTGGCTTCGCGGCGAGACTGCACGGGCAGTTCCAGGTCGATTCGCCCGCGATCGAGCGGCTCGTCACCGCCGTCGAGCGGGAGAGTTACGCGCGGGCCGACACCGACCGGCCCTCCGGCGGCGAACCTCCGGCGAGCGCCGACGCCGTCGAGGCCGCGCTCGGTGAGGCGAAGACGGCCCTGCGCGCCGTGAGCCCGCCGATCGAACGGGTCCTGTCGGTGGTGTTCCCGCGGTCGCTCGTGTCGCACCGGGACCAACGCGTCGACTGGCGACCCCCTGCCGCGAGCTGA
- a CDS encoding DUF58 domain-containing protein: protein MRRRIPLTRRAVGVLVAAGVCLVFARGIGSPELLAAAGLLIALVAASFGAVYLERPSLRVDRTTRPDLVAVGGRISVEVSIAETSALPHVHTEWKDRIPSGLDGDASGTLPSTGVAGIGSRKRTAEYTVTALRRGQHELGPLGLAVSDPFGLVVRRRNVGGTHAVLVLPEVVVLPEIPALTASRDGSTRPSSLRAGAGEDDVIARPYLPGDAIRRLHWRASAHHGELMVRQEEQRNDPEATVLLDTAAAHWAWPDDDPSHLPAFEQAVSLAASITAHLVDAEYRVNLVGAGSEALSREVGAGSSANGLRSSPVGGMGDALERGGQHLEDDDLDAALLDLALLRPSHEPTRFLDLSPVISARRTQPVIAILGDVEEGDLGELTAVARLSPLPIALLPAGARRRTVELLELAGWRCHVGERGASFAALWLDSSGPTSAAGASRSTARQGRRGGAYVRR from the coding sequence ATGAGGCGTCGGATCCCGCTGACGAGGCGCGCCGTCGGCGTGCTCGTGGCGGCAGGCGTCTGCCTCGTCTTCGCCCGCGGCATCGGTTCGCCGGAGCTGCTCGCCGCCGCCGGACTCCTCATCGCCCTCGTGGCCGCCAGTTTCGGCGCCGTCTACCTGGAACGCCCCTCGCTCCGGGTCGACCGCACGACGCGGCCGGACCTCGTCGCCGTCGGCGGTCGTATCTCGGTCGAGGTCTCCATCGCCGAGACGAGCGCCCTGCCGCACGTGCACACCGAGTGGAAGGACCGCATCCCGTCCGGGCTCGACGGCGACGCGAGCGGCACGCTCCCGAGCACGGGCGTCGCCGGCATCGGGTCCCGCAAGCGGACCGCCGAGTACACGGTGACGGCGCTGCGACGCGGTCAACACGAACTGGGACCGCTCGGCCTGGCGGTGAGCGACCCGTTCGGGCTGGTCGTCCGCCGACGCAACGTCGGAGGAACCCACGCGGTCCTCGTCCTGCCGGAGGTCGTGGTCCTGCCGGAGATCCCCGCGCTGACCGCCAGCCGCGACGGCTCCACCCGTCCCTCCTCCCTGCGCGCGGGCGCCGGCGAGGACGACGTCATCGCCCGCCCCTACCTCCCCGGCGACGCGATCCGACGCCTGCACTGGCGGGCGAGCGCGCATCACGGCGAGCTCATGGTCCGGCAGGAGGAGCAGCGCAACGACCCCGAGGCGACCGTGCTCCTCGACACCGCGGCCGCCCACTGGGCCTGGCCCGACGACGACCCGTCCCACCTGCCGGCGTTCGAGCAGGCCGTCTCCCTCGCCGCGTCGATCACCGCGCACCTCGTCGACGCCGAGTACCGGGTGAACCTCGTCGGCGCCGGGAGCGAAGCCCTCTCCCGCGAGGTCGGCGCCGGCTCGTCGGCGAACGGCCTGCGCTCCAGCCCCGTCGGCGGCATGGGCGACGCACTCGAACGCGGCGGGCAGCACCTCGAGGACGACGACCTCGACGCCGCGCTGCTCGACCTCGCACTCCTGCGGCCGTCGCACGAGCCGACCCGGTTCCTCGACCTCTCCCCCGTCATCTCGGCACGTCGCACGCAGCCCGTCATCGCGATCCTCGGCGACGTGGAGGAGGGCGACCTCGGCGAACTGACGGCGGTCGCACGTCTCTCCCCGCTGCCGATCGCACTGCTCCCGGCCGGCGCGCGACGCCGGACCGTCGAGCTGCTGGAGCTCGCCGGGTGGCGATGCCACGTCGGCGAACGCGGGGCATCGTTCGCGGCGCTGTGGCTCGACAGCAGCGGCCCCACCAGCGCCGCCGGGGCATCACGGTCGACCGCCCGCCAAGGTCGTCGCGGGGGTGCGTATGTCCGTCGCTGA
- a CDS encoding MoxR family ATPase, with protein MTEQSSLGRTTRDSVAELNPALTAVEFQLLAERILDNVERVIDGKPFAARMALIVMLAEGHLLIEDVPGVGKTVLAKALAASVGSSVRRIQFTPDLLPSDVTGVSIFNQVDREFEFKPGAVFANIVIADEINRSSPKTQSALLESMEEGQVTVDGETHALPSPFTVVATQNPLEMEGTYALPEAQRDRFMARISMGYPDPDAELAMLRQRDTVNPLDTIGPVASRGDVERLIAWARGVFVSPIVEQYCVSLVQATRVHPELRLGASPRATLQLIRAAKVLAALDGREFVLPDDIDQLLAPVLAHRLIPTRRAVSAHDRSGVQAVAEVLVELLERTPVPHSGRAEARS; from the coding sequence ATGACCGAGCAGAGCAGTCTGGGCCGCACCACCAGGGACTCCGTCGCCGAACTGAACCCCGCGTTGACCGCCGTGGAGTTCCAGCTCCTCGCCGAACGGATCCTCGACAACGTCGAACGTGTCATCGACGGCAAACCGTTCGCCGCCCGCATGGCGCTCATCGTGATGCTCGCCGAAGGGCACCTGCTCATCGAGGACGTCCCCGGTGTCGGCAAGACGGTCCTCGCGAAGGCCCTCGCGGCCTCCGTCGGCAGCTCCGTCCGCCGCATCCAGTTCACGCCCGACCTGCTCCCCTCCGACGTGACCGGCGTCTCGATCTTCAACCAGGTGGACCGCGAGTTCGAGTTCAAGCCGGGCGCCGTGTTCGCGAACATCGTCATCGCGGACGAGATCAACCGCTCCTCCCCGAAGACGCAGTCGGCGCTCCTCGAATCGATGGAGGAGGGCCAGGTCACGGTCGACGGCGAGACCCACGCGCTGCCGTCACCGTTCACCGTCGTCGCCACGCAGAACCCACTCGAGATGGAGGGCACCTACGCCCTGCCGGAAGCCCAGCGTGACCGGTTCATGGCGCGCATCTCCATGGGCTATCCCGACCCCGACGCGGAACTCGCGATGCTGCGCCAACGCGACACGGTGAACCCGCTGGACACGATCGGTCCGGTCGCCTCGCGCGGGGACGTCGAACGCCTCATCGCCTGGGCGCGCGGCGTGTTCGTCTCGCCGATCGTGGAGCAGTACTGCGTGTCGCTCGTGCAGGCGACGCGGGTGCACCCGGAGCTCCGCCTCGGGGCGAGCCCCCGTGCCACGCTGCAACTCATCCGCGCCGCGAAGGTCCTGGCCGCACTCGACGGCCGCGAGTTCGTCCTCCCCGACGACATCGACCAGCTGCTCGCGCCGGTGCTCGCGCATCGCCTCATCCCCACGCGCCGCGCGGTGAGCGCCCACGACCGCTCGGGCGTGCAGGCGGTCGCCGAGGTGCTCGTCGAACTCCTCGAACGGACCCCGGTGCCGCACTCCGGCCGAGCCGAGGCGAGGTCCTGA